One window from the genome of Candidatus Omnitrophota bacterium encodes:
- the purQ gene encoding phosphoribosylformylglycinamidine synthase I, whose translation MKNVKVAILRTAGTNCDNETAFAFLRAGAESDLIHINEFAKKRKRLSDYHILALPGGFTYGDDIASGKILANEIKYKMRADMERFISDGKLIVGICNGFQILVKMGLLPALGGRKWEMDVTLNLNDSAKFEDRWCYLKNAEKNNCVWTKGLPQIIYLPVAHGEGKFIPKDNSVLNKLKQNHQIVLRYCAKRGGKAVYPDNPNGSVDDIAAISDSTGRVLGMMPHPERYVVTTQHPRWTRERPTKEGDGAAIFRNGVDFVKANL comes from the coding sequence ATGAAAAATGTAAAAGTCGCTATTTTAAGGACAGCGGGGACAAATTGCGATAACGAAACGGCGTTCGCATTTTTACGGGCCGGCGCAGAATCGGACCTGATACACATAAATGAATTCGCGAAAAAAAGAAAACGACTTTCCGATTATCATATATTAGCGCTTCCGGGCGGGTTTACGTACGGCGATGACATCGCAAGCGGCAAAATATTGGCGAATGAAATAAAGTATAAGATGCGCGCGGATATGGAAAGATTTATATCTGACGGAAAACTCATAGTAGGCATATGCAACGGATTTCAGATATTGGTAAAAATGGGGCTTCTTCCCGCTTTAGGGGGAAGAAAATGGGAAATGGATGTTACCTTGAATCTCAACGATTCTGCCAAATTTGAAGATAGATGGTGTTATCTTAAGAACGCGGAGAAAAATAATTGCGTGTGGACTAAAGGCTTACCGCAGATTATATATCTGCCGGTTGCGCATGGCGAAGGCAAGTTTATTCCGAAGGACAACTCCGTGCTGAATAAATTGAAGCAAAATCATCAGATAGTCCTTCGATATTGCGCTAAAAGAGGTGGGAAGGCCGTCTATCCCGACAACCCAAATGGTTCGGTTGATGACATAGCGGCCATATCTGATTCCACTGGGAGGGTCCTTGGCATGATGCCTCATCCGGAAAGATATGTCGTGACCACTCAGCATCCCAGATGGACAAGAGAAAGACCTACGAAAGAGGGTGACGGTGCGGCTATTTTCAGAAACGGCGTTGATTTTGTGAAAGCCAATTTATAG